Within the Pseudomonas oryzae genome, the region CGATATGGCCGCCGCGGATCATCGCGAAGCTGGCCGCGCTGTCGAAGAAGCAGCTGCCGGGCAGGGTGGTGATGGTCTGCTTGCCGGCGTTGATCAGGTCCGGGTCGACCTGCTCCTCGGTGGGGAACGGGCCGATGCCGAGCAGGCCGTTCTCGCTCTGCAGCCAGACGTCCATGCCTTCGGGGATGTAGTTGGCCACCAGGGTCGGCAGGCCGATGCCGAGGTTGACGTAGAAGCCGTCCTGCAGCTCGGCGGCGGCGCGCTGCGCCATCTGTTCGCGGGTCCAGGCCATGTTCAGTTCCCCCCTGCCGGTTTGGAAAGCGTGCGTTGTTCGATGCGTTTCTCGGGGTTGGCATTGACCACGATGCGCTGCACGTAGATGCCCGGCAGGTGGATCTGGTCGGCGTCCAGCGCGCCGGTCTCGACCAGCTCCTCGACCTCGACCACGCAGACCTTGCCGGCCATGGCGGCGAGCGGGTTGAAGTTGCGCGCGGTCTTGCGGAACAGCAGGTTGCCGGCCTTGTCGGCCTTCCACGCCTTGACCAGCGCCACGTCGGCGGTCAGCGAACGCTCCATCACGTACCACTCGCCGTCGAACTGGCGGGTCTCCTTGCCCTCGGCGACCAGGGTGCCGTAGCCAGTCTTGGTGAAGAACGCCGGGATGCCGGCGCCGCCGGCGCGCAGCTTCTCGGCCAGGGTGCCCTGCGGGGTGAACTCCAGCTCCAGCTCGCCGGCCAGGTACTGGCGCTCGAACTCCTTGTTCTCGCCGACGTAGGAGGAAATCATCTTGCGGATCTGCCGGGTGGCGAGCAGTTGGCCGAGGCCGAAGCCGTCGACGCCGGCGTTGTTGCTGATCGCGGTGAGGTTGTTCTTGCCGCTGTCGCGCAGCGCGGCGATCAGTGCCTCGGGGATGCCGCACAGGCCGAAGCCGCCGACGGCGATGGTCATGCCGTCCTCCACCAGCCCGTCGAGGGCCGCCTGGGCGCTGGGGTAGAGCTTGTTCATCGGGATGCCTCGCTGGTTGTTCTGGTTGGGCAATTGGTGTCGGTGCGCACGGCGCATCCTACGACCACGCAAGCGTAGGGTGCGCCGTGCGCACCACGGCTCAGCAGCCGCGCCGCGCGCGTGCCACCCGCGAGCCGGTGGCGCGGCCGAGCACGGCGCAGATGCGCTCGCCGGCCTCGATCAGCGCATCGAGGTCGATGCCGGTGTGGATGCCCAGGCCGTTCAACAGATACAGCACGTCCTCGCTGGCCACGTTGCCGCTGGCGCCCTTGGCGTAGGGGCAGCCGCCCAACCCTGCCACCGAGCTGTCGAACACGTGGATGCCCTCCAAGAGGCTGGCGTAGATGTTCGCCAGCGCCTGGCCGTAGGTGTCGTGGAAGTGCCCGGCCAGCCTGTCGCGCGGGATGTCGCGGCCGACCACGTCGAACAGGGTGCGGGTGGCGCCGGCGGTGCCGGTGCCGATGGTGTCGCCCAGCGACACCTCGTAGCAGCCCATCTCGAACAGCTCGCGGGCCACCGCGGCGACCTGCTGCGGCGCCACTTCGCCCTCGTAGGGGCAGCCGAGCACGCAGGACACGTAGCCGCGCACGCGCACGCCCTGCTCGCGGGCGGCGTCCATCACCGGCACGAAGCGCTGCAGGCTCTCGCTGATCGAGCAGTTGATGTTCTTCTGCGAGAACGCCTCGCTGGCGGCGGCGAATACCGCGACCTCCTTCACCCCGGCCAGCATGGCGGCCTCGAAGCCCTGCAGGTTGGGGGTCAGCGCGGCGTAGGTGACGCCGGGTTTCTGCTGGATCTGCGCGAACACCTCGGCGGAGCCGGCCATCTGCGGCACCCACTTGGGCGACACGAAGCTGCCGACCTCGACGTATTCGACGCCGGCGGCGCTCAGGTCGTCGACCAGGCGCACCTTGTCGGCCACGCTGATCGGCTGTTTCTCGTTCTGCAGGCCGTCGCGCGGGCCGACTTCGACCAGGCGGACGTGCTGGGGCAGTTCAATGGCGGTTGTCTTCATCTGCGATTTCCGTGTCGAAGTACAGGCTCGGTGGTTCAGCGGCGATCAGGGGACCGGCGTAGGGTGGACAACGACGCAGTCTTGTCCACCGCTGCGGGGCCATGGTGGGCAATCGCTGCGCGAGTTGCCCACCCTACGGCTGGCTTGACTGTCGGGGCGAATCTATTCGCCTTTGCAGCCTGCATGGCGAATGAATTCGCCCCTACAGGGGCTGGCGTCTGCCTTCAGACCTCCTCCCGAACGTAGGGTGGACAACGGCGCAGCCTTGTCCACCGCTGCGGTGCCATGGTGGAAACTCGCTGCGCGAGTTGCCTACCCTAGGCTGGCTTGTCTGTAGGGGCGAATTTATTCGCCTTTGCACGCTATGTGGCGAATGAATTCGCTCCTACAGGGGCTGGCGCCGGCCCTCAGGCCTCCTCCAGCTCCACCAGCGCGGTGCCTTCGCTGACCAGTTCGCCCTCGCTGCAGTACAGGCCCTTGACCACCCCGGCCTGCGGCGCGCGGATGCTGTGCTCCATCTTCATCGCCTCCAGCACCACCAGGGCGGTGCCGGCCTCGACGTGCTGGCCGGCCTCGACCAGCACGCGGACGATGCTGCCGTTCATCGGCGCGGTCAGGCCGCCGTGGTGGGCGTGGCTGGCCTCGGCCTCGGCGATCGGGTCGACGCGCTGCACGCAGCGCAGCTCGCCGCCCCACTCCAGGTACAGG harbors:
- a CDS encoding CoA transferase subunit A codes for the protein MNKLYPSAQAALDGLVEDGMTIAVGGFGLCGIPEALIAALRDSGKNNLTAISNNAGVDGFGLGQLLATRQIRKMISSYVGENKEFERQYLAGELELEFTPQGTLAEKLRAGGAGIPAFFTKTGYGTLVAEGKETRQFDGEWYVMERSLTADVALVKAWKADKAGNLLFRKTARNFNPLAAMAGKVCVVEVEELVETGALDADQIHLPGIYVQRIVVNANPEKRIEQRTLSKPAGGN
- a CDS encoding hydroxymethylglutaryl-CoA lyase, with protein sequence MELPQHVRLVEVGPRDGLQNEKQPISVADKVRLVDDLSAAGVEYVEVGSFVSPKWVPQMAGSAEVFAQIQQKPGVTYAALTPNLQGFEAAMLAGVKEVAVFAAASEAFSQKNINCSISESLQRFVPVMDAAREQGVRVRGYVSCVLGCPYEGEVAPQQVAAVARELFEMGCYEVSLGDTIGTGTAGATRTLFDVVGRDIPRDRLAGHFHDTYGQALANIYASLLEGIHVFDSSVAGLGGCPYAKGASGNVASEDVLYLLNGLGIHTGIDLDALIEAGERICAVLGRATGSRVARARRGC